The following coding sequences lie in one Montipora foliosa isolate CH-2021 chromosome 11, ASM3666993v2, whole genome shotgun sequence genomic window:
- the LOC137977871 gene encoding SH3 and PX domain-containing protein 2A-like isoform X1: MSLIKVQDVSVEDIYEREEPRKHYVYSIRVHWQDGIITPIYRSYNNVLEFQKTLLRIDNFIQNQEEDGNLSLLLKGKKIGPRFNAAGKRTKALKRMPAVEEFLKAVVHLPPPISESDPVISFFHPLLEDLMESDLEHNQKGHRLSRRGTRHKCIHHISEPIMVEQYVVIADYIQREDTDISLKAGNVVDVVEKSEHGWWFVDLDGVVGWAPASYLKPKDGIEEDQVLEVFEKGEEETYITLATYEPQFEDEVKLEIGMVAMVMQKNLDGWWFVKIGETEGWAPSVFLKEVVTSRHKGREKRKDAVRVLLRDYTVNITGRRKTWVPPKRKKTVKRDITAGEARSSKKSSGVNELRADIGKQTPYDGTNKAENLHGVVGRPSIKSTLPAIEEERQDPQKTSRGSSPIGSPLLRQDTNSIPLNAACPDNDENRSNSTSYSHGNSKPDSEGKDIDDIICGERKENESKGYKKELFRQLDRKRFFAMGSYKKEDTGEVNLHENAEVEVIKQSACGWWLVRTASSSVGWAPSNFLDGVNILERSSQGTNGDELLNESDVLEVIPIQPDIILKMGHEMCLEREFVRYIPKGDDMDTCPLDPPEKTQP, encoded by the exons ATGAGTCTTATAAAGGTGCAAGACGTGTCTGTTGAGGACATATACGAAAGGGAAGAGCCAAGAAAGCATTAT GTATACTCAATCCGCGTTCATTGGCAAGATGGCATAATCACTCCAATTTACAGAAGCTACAACAATGTTCTTGAGTTTCag AAAACGCTGTTGAGAATAGATAACTTTATACAAAATCAGGAGGAAGATGGAAATTTGTCATTACTTCTTAAAG gaaaaaaaattggcccTAGGTTTAATGCTGCCGGAAAACGTACGAAAGCTCTGAAGAGAATGCCTGCTGTTGAGGAGTTCTTGAAA GCTGTGGTTCATCTTCCACCACCTATCTCTGAATCGGATCCAGTGATAAGTTTCTTTCATCCATTGCTTGAAGATCTCATGGAGTCTGACTTAGAGCACAATCA aaaaGGTCACCGACTGAGTAGACGTGGAACAAGACACAAAT gCATACATCACATTTCGGAGCCAATAATGGTGGAACAGTACGTGGTAATTGCAGATTACATTCAAAGAGAGGATACCGATATCAGTCTTAAAGCTGGCAACGTGGTCGATGTGGTCGAGAAAAGTGAACATG GCTGGTGGTTTGTTGATCTTGATGGAGTGGTCGGCTGGGCACCAGCTTCTTATCTGAAGCCAAAGGATGGCATTGAGGAGGATCAAGTTCTtgaagtgtttgagaaaggagaGG AGGAAACGTATATTACCTTAGCTACATATGAGCCTCAATTTGAAGATGAGGTTAAGCTTGAAATAGGGATGGTTGCTATGGTTATGCAGAAGAACCTAGACGGATGGTGGTTCGTTAA GATCGGTGAAACTGAAGGCTGGGCCCCATCTGTGTTTCTGAAGGAAGTTGTGACATCACGACATAAAGGAAGAGAGAAAAGAAAGGATGCCGTTCGAGTCTTGCTAAGAGATTACACTGTGAATATTACTG GAAGGAGGAAAACTTGGGTCCCACCGAAGAGGAAAAAGACCGTC AAAAGGGACATTACAGCAGGAGAAGCGAGATCCTCCAAGAAGTCGTCCGGTGTTAATGAGCTTAGAGCTGACATAGGTAAACAGACACCATATGACGGCACAAATAAAGCAGAAAATCTCCACGGTGTGGTCGGTAGGCCATCCATAAAAAGCACACTGCCTGCAATTGAAGAAGAAAGGCAAGATCCACAAAAAACTTCCCGAGGGTCGAGTCCCATCGGGAGCCCACTCCTTCGTCAGGATACCAATTCGATACCCTTGAATGCTGCATGCCCAGATAACGACGAGAATAGAAGTAACAGCACTTCGTATAGTCACGGTAACTCGAAGCCCGATTCTGAAGGGAAAGATATCGATGACATAATTTGTGgcgaaaggaaagaaaacgaaagcaaaggATATAAGAAAGAACTTTTCAGACAGTTAGATCGCAAGAGATTTTTTGCCATGGGCTCGTACAAGAAAGAGGATACAGGAGAAGTCAATTTACACGAAAATGCCGAAGTCGAAGTCATCAAGCAATCTGCTTGCGGTTGGTGGCTGGTGAGAACAGCGAGTAGCTCTGTTGGATGGGCGCCCTCTAATTTCTTGGACGGGGTGAACATTTTAGAAAGGAGTAGCCAAGGAACCAACGGAGATGAATTACTTAATGAAAGCGATGTGCTGGAAGTTATACCAATCCAACCAGACATAATCTTGAAAATGGGGCATGAAATGTGTCTAGAGAGGGAATTTGTGCGTTACATTCCGAAAGGTGATGACATGGATACCTGTCCGCTTGATCCCCCGGAAAAAACGCAACCGTAA
- the LOC137977871 gene encoding SH3 and PX domain-containing protein 2A-like isoform X2 — protein sequence MSLIKVQDVSVEDIYEREEPRKHYVYSIRVHWQDGIITPIYRSYNNVLEFQKTLLRIDNFIQNQEEDGNLSLLLKGKKIGPRFNAAGKRTKALKRMPAVEEFLKAVVHLPPPISESDPVISFFHPLLEDLMESDLEHNQKGHRLSRRGTRHKCIHHISEPIMVEQYVVIADYIQREDTDISLKAGNVVDVVEKSEHGWWFVDLDGVVGWAPASYLKPKDGIEEDQVLEVFEKGEEETYITLATYEPQFEDEVKLEIGMVAMVMQKNLDGWWFVKIGETEGWAPSVFLKEVVTSRHKGREKRKDAVRVLLRDYTVNITGRRKTWVPPKRKKTVKRDITAGEARSSKKSSGVNELRADIGKQTPYDGTNKAENLHGVVGRPSIKSTLPAIEEERQDPQSPLLRQDTNSIPLNAACPDNDENRSNSTSYSHGNSKPDSEGKDIDDIICGERKENESKGYKKELFRQLDRKRFFAMGSYKKEDTGEVNLHENAEVEVIKQSACGWWLVRTASSSVGWAPSNFLDGVNILERSSQGTNGDELLNESDVLEVIPIQPDIILKMGHEMCLEREFVRYIPKGDDMDTCPLDPPEKTQP from the exons ATGAGTCTTATAAAGGTGCAAGACGTGTCTGTTGAGGACATATACGAAAGGGAAGAGCCAAGAAAGCATTAT GTATACTCAATCCGCGTTCATTGGCAAGATGGCATAATCACTCCAATTTACAGAAGCTACAACAATGTTCTTGAGTTTCag AAAACGCTGTTGAGAATAGATAACTTTATACAAAATCAGGAGGAAGATGGAAATTTGTCATTACTTCTTAAAG gaaaaaaaattggcccTAGGTTTAATGCTGCCGGAAAACGTACGAAAGCTCTGAAGAGAATGCCTGCTGTTGAGGAGTTCTTGAAA GCTGTGGTTCATCTTCCACCACCTATCTCTGAATCGGATCCAGTGATAAGTTTCTTTCATCCATTGCTTGAAGATCTCATGGAGTCTGACTTAGAGCACAATCA aaaaGGTCACCGACTGAGTAGACGTGGAACAAGACACAAAT gCATACATCACATTTCGGAGCCAATAATGGTGGAACAGTACGTGGTAATTGCAGATTACATTCAAAGAGAGGATACCGATATCAGTCTTAAAGCTGGCAACGTGGTCGATGTGGTCGAGAAAAGTGAACATG GCTGGTGGTTTGTTGATCTTGATGGAGTGGTCGGCTGGGCACCAGCTTCTTATCTGAAGCCAAAGGATGGCATTGAGGAGGATCAAGTTCTtgaagtgtttgagaaaggagaGG AGGAAACGTATATTACCTTAGCTACATATGAGCCTCAATTTGAAGATGAGGTTAAGCTTGAAATAGGGATGGTTGCTATGGTTATGCAGAAGAACCTAGACGGATGGTGGTTCGTTAA GATCGGTGAAACTGAAGGCTGGGCCCCATCTGTGTTTCTGAAGGAAGTTGTGACATCACGACATAAAGGAAGAGAGAAAAGAAAGGATGCCGTTCGAGTCTTGCTAAGAGATTACACTGTGAATATTACTG GAAGGAGGAAAACTTGGGTCCCACCGAAGAGGAAAAAGACCGTC AAAAGGGACATTACAGCAGGAGAAGCGAGATCCTCCAAGAAGTCGTCCGGTGTTAATGAGCTTAGAGCTGACATAGGTAAACAGACACCATATGACGGCACAAATAAAGCAGAAAATCTCCACGGTGTGGTCGGTAGGCCATCCATAAAAAGCACACTGCCTGCAATTGAAGAAGAAAGGCAAGATCCACAAA GCCCACTCCTTCGTCAGGATACCAATTCGATACCCTTGAATGCTGCATGCCCAGATAACGACGAGAATAGAAGTAACAGCACTTCGTATAGTCACGGTAACTCGAAGCCCGATTCTGAAGGGAAAGATATCGATGACATAATTTGTGgcgaaaggaaagaaaacgaaagcaaaggATATAAGAAAGAACTTTTCAGACAGTTAGATCGCAAGAGATTTTTTGCCATGGGCTCGTACAAGAAAGAGGATACAGGAGAAGTCAATTTACACGAAAATGCCGAAGTCGAAGTCATCAAGCAATCTGCTTGCGGTTGGTGGCTGGTGAGAACAGCGAGTAGCTCTGTTGGATGGGCGCCCTCTAATTTCTTGGACGGGGTGAACATTTTAGAAAGGAGTAGCCAAGGAACCAACGGAGATGAATTACTTAATGAAAGCGATGTGCTGGAAGTTATACCAATCCAACCAGACATAATCTTGAAAATGGGGCATGAAATGTGTCTAGAGAGGGAATTTGTGCGTTACATTCCGAAAGGTGATGACATGGATACCTGTCCGCTTGATCCCCCGGAAAAAACGCAACCGTAA